The DNA region TGTGCCCTGGCGGGGGCAGATATTGCCACTGTTCCGTACCAGGTGCTTATGGACACTCTTAAGCATCCGCTTACCGACATCGGCATTGCCCGTTTTAAAGCGGACTGGGAAAAAGCACATAAGTAAGACAAAGCGCCTTTCATAGGGAAGGGCGTTTTCATTTGGAAAGATTCTATATTTCAGGAGAAATCGTTATAATAAAAGAAATCAAATGAATTGTCCGGTTCCCTTTTGGAGGAAATATGAAAAAGAAAATCACCGTGATGACTAAAATGGAAAGAATTGCCGCCGCTATCCGCGGGGATGATGTCGATACGGTTCCGTATTCTTTGTGGTCCCACTTGCCGCTTATTGATTTGGATCCGGTAAAAAATGCGGAGCAGACTTACGGTTTTTGTAAAACGTACGATGTGGATATTCTAAAGACGATGAACAACGGCATGTACAGCGTTGAAGATTTTGGTGCCGTGGCGGACTACTCGGAAATCGCTGGTGGCGGCGCGGCAAAAATCGTTTCTACACCTGTCCACAGACCAAAGGATTGGCTTGATTTGGAACCGGTATCGGTGAATGCGGGTGCTCTGGCAAGAGAACAGGAATATCTGCGGCTTCTTCTGGATAAGACAAGAGGCACAGTGCCGGTGATTTTTACCGTGTTCAGTCCTTTGACGACGGCATATAAACTCTGTCCCGACTTGATGAGACATGTGGCAGAGGGATTTGGAGAAGAAGTCAAGGCGGGACTTCGGGCGATTACGGAGAGCACCTGCGCTTTGGTGCAGCGGGTCATTGAAATGGGGGCGGACGGCATTTTCTTTGCGACCCAGCTTTCATCATATGCGGCCGGAGAAGAGGATTTTTACCGTGAGTACGGTATGCCTTATGATCTGGCGGTGCTTTCCGCATCATCAGGGTGGTGCAATGTGCTCCACGCTCACGGGAAAGACATCATGTTTCCCCTGCTCAGGAAGTATCCGGTGCAGATTTTCAACTGGCATGCCTGGGAATCTTTGCCTGAAATCGGCGAGGCGCAGGCGCTTACGGGGAAATGCATCATGGCAGGGCTGGAGCGGATGGATATCACCGGCGGCAGAAAGAATGAGATCGAATACCGCATTTATAAAACGCTCAGGCAGACAGGGGGACGGAAAATTATTTTATCTCCCGGCTGTGTGATCCGCTATCCGCTTAATGAAGAGATACTTGCTTTTGTGCGGAAAGCAAAAAATGAAATTGAGGAAAAGCTCCTGAAAGCCAGATAAGGGAATAAAGTGCACGATCCTGCATCCATTCTTGTGGAGCAGGATTTTTTGTAAGAAAGCAATCAAAAACACCTCCCGTGAAGAGAGGCGTTCTTTTGCACTGTTTATGCTTTCATGACTGTACCGTCAGCCAGGGTAATAGTATAACCGTTGTAGTTGATCGTCCCTAAGTTGTAGAGGCTTGTCAGCGTGGAGTTGCCTGTAAGGTTCCATGTGGAGCCTGCCGCTATGAAGACATCGGCGTTTGTTTTGTACTTTTCGCCGCC from Dialister invisus DSM 15470 includes:
- a CDS encoding uroporphyrinogen decarboxylase family protein, producing the protein MKKKITVMTKMERIAAAIRGDDVDTVPYSLWSHLPLIDLDPVKNAEQTYGFCKTYDVDILKTMNNGMYSVEDFGAVADYSEIAGGGAAKIVSTPVHRPKDWLDLEPVSVNAGALAREQEYLRLLLDKTRGTVPVIFTVFSPLTTAYKLCPDLMRHVAEGFGEEVKAGLRAITESTCALVQRVIEMGADGIFFATQLSSYAAGEEDFYREYGMPYDLAVLSASSGWCNVLHAHGKDIMFPLLRKYPVQIFNWHAWESLPEIGEAQALTGKCIMAGLERMDITGGRKNEIEYRIYKTLRQTGGRKIILSPGCVIRYPLNEEILAFVRKAKNEIEEKLLKAR